From Pseudoalteromonas viridis, the proteins below share one genomic window:
- the purE gene encoding 5-(carboxyamino)imidazole ribonucleotide mutase: MTVGIIMGSKSDWPTMQHAAEMLDKFGIEYETKVVSAHRTPQLLADYASSAAERGIKVIIAGAGGAAHLPGMAAAFTSLPVLGVPVKSKTLNGVDSLLSICQMPKGVAVGTLAIGDAGAANAGLLAAQILGCQQSEIFEKVEAFRKAQTETVLANPNPAE, translated from the coding sequence ATGACGGTTGGCATCATTATGGGCTCTAAGTCCGATTGGCCTACAATGCAACACGCAGCAGAAATGTTGGATAAGTTCGGTATTGAGTACGAAACAAAAGTTGTTTCTGCACACCGTACACCTCAATTGCTCGCTGACTATGCATCCTCAGCCGCTGAGCGTGGTATTAAAGTGATTATCGCCGGCGCCGGTGGTGCTGCTCATCTGCCGGGTATGGCCGCAGCGTTTACCAGCTTGCCTGTATTGGGCGTGCCCGTTAAATCTAAAACACTTAATGGGGTAGACTCCTTATTGTCTATCTGTCAGATGCCTAAAGGGGTTGCTGTCGGTACACTGGCAATTGGAGATGCTGGAGCTGCGAATGCAGGCTTACTGGCTGCCCAAATCCTGGGCTGTCAGCAAAGTGAAATTTTTGAAAAGGTTGAAGCCTTCCGCAAGGCGCAAACTGAAACCGTTCTGGCTAACCCTAACCCAGCAGAGTAG